The following coding sequences lie in one Arthrobacter sp. PGP41 genomic window:
- a CDS encoding metal ABC transporter ATP-binding protein, with the protein MKPLVSLTGASLKFGKRALWEDLDLDIRPGEFFAVLGPNGSGKTSFLKVLLGLQELHCGEAFLGGRPVERGSSLIGYIPQQKSFAPDTPMRARDLVGLGVDGHRWGLRLNSAKANRRIDELLALVGATEYAKVPVGQLSGGEQQRLRVAQALATDPRVLLCDEPLLSLDLHHQQAVSALINKQCRDQNSAVVFVTHEINPIIDYVDRVLYLAGGRFRVGTPEEVMTTEVLSELYGSHVEVIHANGRIVVVGLPDATTHHHAEMHAAGEAA; encoded by the coding sequence TTGAAACCCCTGGTCAGCCTCACCGGAGCGTCCCTGAAGTTCGGCAAGCGGGCGCTCTGGGAGGACCTGGACCTGGACATCAGGCCCGGCGAGTTTTTTGCCGTGCTGGGTCCCAACGGTAGCGGCAAGACCAGTTTCCTGAAGGTCCTGCTGGGGCTCCAGGAACTGCACTGCGGGGAGGCCTTTTTGGGCGGCCGCCCGGTGGAGCGCGGAAGCAGCCTGATCGGCTACATCCCGCAACAGAAATCGTTCGCGCCGGACACCCCCATGCGTGCCAGGGACCTCGTGGGCCTCGGCGTGGACGGCCACCGCTGGGGCCTGCGCCTGAACTCCGCCAAAGCAAACCGCAGGATCGACGAACTCCTTGCACTGGTTGGTGCCACAGAATACGCAAAAGTCCCGGTGGGCCAGCTGTCCGGCGGCGAACAACAGCGGCTCCGCGTGGCGCAGGCACTTGCCACGGATCCCCGGGTCCTGCTCTGCGATGAGCCCCTGCTCTCCCTGGACCTGCACCATCAGCAGGCGGTCAGTGCCCTGATCAACAAGCAGTGCCGCGACCAGAACAGCGCCGTTGTGTTCGTGACGCACGAAATCAACCCCATCATCGACTACGTGGACCGCGTCCTGTACTTGGCCGGCGGACGCTTCAGGGTGGGAACCCCGGAAGAAGTCATGACCACCGAAGTCCTCTCCGAGCTCTACGGCAGCCACGTTGAGGTTATCCACGCGAACGGCCGCATCGTGGTGGTGGGCCTGCCTGAT
- a CDS encoding metal ABC transporter solute-binding protein, Zn/Mn family — MRRFAAARSSLAALAGLGLLLTACSPQAEPSTQAADGINVVASTNVYGDIAKTIGGDKVSVTALITKTSQDPHSYEATAQDRLAVSKADLVLENGGGYDGFLHTLAQDSGIDDAKVLNAVELSGLAHPEEEKASAGATTSEPAAGDGSAHDHGEMNEHVWYSLHAMEQIADGIAAKLGELDPASASTFESNASAFKSSVEELHGKLDALKPASAGARVAVTEPVPLYLLEDAGLVNATPADYTAAIEEGSDVPPAVLKAVTDLVATKSVRLLAYNSQTEGPQTESLKKAAETAGVPVVDFNETLPEGKTYLQWMTDNVDNISKVLETNS; from the coding sequence GTGCGCCGTTTCGCCGCTGCCCGATCGTCCTTGGCCGCCCTTGCCGGGCTAGGCCTCTTGCTCACCGCATGCAGCCCGCAGGCGGAACCGTCCACGCAGGCTGCCGACGGGATCAACGTGGTGGCGTCAACGAACGTCTACGGGGACATCGCCAAGACAATCGGCGGGGACAAGGTCAGTGTTACGGCCCTGATCACCAAGACCAGCCAGGATCCGCATTCCTACGAAGCCACTGCCCAGGACCGGCTGGCAGTTTCCAAAGCCGATCTTGTCCTGGAAAACGGCGGCGGCTACGACGGCTTCCTCCACACCCTGGCGCAGGACAGCGGCATCGACGACGCGAAGGTGCTGAACGCCGTCGAGCTTTCCGGCCTTGCACACCCGGAGGAGGAGAAGGCCTCCGCAGGGGCGACCACTTCGGAACCGGCAGCGGGGGATGGCTCCGCGCACGACCACGGAGAAATGAACGAGCACGTCTGGTACAGCCTGCACGCCATGGAGCAGATCGCCGACGGTATCGCCGCCAAGCTCGGCGAGCTGGACCCCGCCTCTGCATCGACCTTCGAGTCCAACGCTTCGGCTTTCAAGTCCAGCGTTGAAGAACTGCATGGAAAGCTCGATGCCCTCAAGCCTGCCTCGGCCGGGGCCCGGGTTGCCGTCACTGAACCCGTGCCGCTCTACCTCCTTGAGGATGCCGGGCTGGTGAACGCCACCCCTGCGGACTACACTGCTGCGATTGAAGAAGGCTCCGACGTGCCGCCTGCAGTCCTCAAGGCGGTAACCGACCTGGTGGCCACGAAGTCGGTGCGGCTCCTCGCATACAACAGCCAAACCGAAGGCCCGCAGACGGAATCGCTGAAAAAGGCCGCGGAAACTGCCGGGGTTCCGGTGGTGGACTTCAACGAAACACTGCCTGAGGGCAAGACGTACCTGCAGTGGATGACGGACAATGTGGACAACATCAGCAAAGTTCTGGAGACAAATAGTTGA
- a CDS encoding hemolysin family protein, producing the protein MSDWAGIVWLGILLLGNAFFVAAEFAVMSARRSQIEPLAEAGSKRAQTTLRAMENVSLMLACAQLGITVCSLLILLVAEPAIHHLLAVPLETLGLPMEIADVAAFAVALMLVTFLHVTFGEMVPKNISVSVADKAALLLSPPLMFVARLVHPVISVLNWSANHVLKLLRIEPKDEVNSSFTLEEVQSIVQESTRHGLVDDDAGLITGALEFSEYTAADIMVPLDKLVMLKASTTPVEFEKAVSRTGFSRFPMLDEDDMLYGYLHVKDVLSIPEQAYGLPIAESRIRSLANLALDDEIEKAMSVMQRTGSHLARVIGPDGNTQGVLFLEDVIEQLVGEIRDATQATGIRRLGQPNGS; encoded by the coding sequence ATGAGCGACTGGGCCGGAATCGTCTGGCTGGGGATCCTGCTGCTCGGTAATGCGTTCTTCGTTGCCGCTGAGTTCGCGGTCATGTCCGCGCGGCGAAGCCAGATCGAGCCGCTGGCCGAGGCCGGGTCCAAGCGGGCGCAGACCACCCTCCGCGCCATGGAAAACGTGTCGCTGATGCTGGCATGCGCGCAGCTTGGCATCACCGTCTGTTCGCTGCTGATCCTGCTGGTGGCAGAACCTGCTATCCACCACCTGCTGGCCGTCCCCCTGGAGACGCTGGGCCTGCCGATGGAGATCGCCGACGTGGCGGCCTTCGCCGTAGCCCTCATGCTGGTGACGTTCCTGCACGTGACCTTCGGCGAGATGGTGCCGAAGAATATTTCGGTAAGCGTGGCGGACAAGGCGGCGCTACTGCTTTCCCCGCCGCTGATGTTTGTTGCCCGGCTGGTCCACCCCGTGATCTCAGTCCTGAACTGGTCTGCGAACCACGTCCTCAAGCTCCTCCGCATTGAGCCCAAGGATGAGGTGAATTCCTCTTTCACCCTTGAGGAAGTGCAGTCGATCGTGCAGGAGTCCACGCGCCACGGACTGGTGGATGACGACGCCGGGCTCATCACCGGTGCGTTGGAGTTCTCCGAATACACTGCCGCGGACATCATGGTGCCGCTGGACAAGCTGGTCATGCTGAAGGCGTCCACCACGCCGGTGGAGTTCGAAAAGGCAGTTAGCCGCACCGGGTTTTCCCGCTTCCCCATGCTTGACGAGGACGACATGCTCTACGGCTACCTCCATGTCAAGGACGTGCTCTCCATCCCCGAGCAGGCCTATGGGCTGCCGATTGCCGAAAGCCGCATCCGGTCATTGGCCAACCTGGCACTGGACGACGAGATTGAAAAGGCGATGTCCGTCATGCAGCGCACTGGCTCGCACCTTGCCCGGGTGATCGGCCCGGATGGCAACACCCAGGGCGTCCTGTTCCTTGAGGACGTGATTGAGCAGCTGGTGGGCGAGATCCGGGACGCCACGCAGGCCACCGGCATCCGCCGGCTGGGACAGCCGAACGGCAGCTGA
- a CDS encoding hemolysin family protein: MEWLLLAAGLLLIAGTGFFVAVEFSLIALDQATVQRAIDDGDTAAVPLLTCLKSLSTQLSSCQLGITLTTLLTGYVMEPSVGRLLEAPLAAVGLPGVAVASISLVLAMVIATLLSMLLGELVPKNMAIALSFPVGRALARPQLMFTAVFKPAIVVLNGFSNKVLNVFGLEAKEEISGARTPAELASLVRRSAAMGTLDAGTANFVARTLNFSTRTAADVMTPRIRVETIDADQPVSDVVDAARRTGYSRFPVIGDSADDIRGLVHVKKAVAVPWDRRPNLEAGAIMTEVLRVPETIHLDALLAELRDGNLQLAVVLDEYGGTAGIATLEDLVEEIVGEVADEHDKVRPGLLQSASGDWYFPGLLRPDELSEQIPRLTVPDEAAYETVGGYVMSKLGRIATVGDTVPVGGGALSVTRMDGRRIDRICFHPAAEPERADIADKTKRNGRSKRDDRTEQ; the protein is encoded by the coding sequence ATGGAGTGGCTTCTCCTTGCAGCAGGACTGCTGCTCATCGCCGGCACGGGTTTCTTTGTCGCCGTCGAGTTCTCCCTCATCGCCTTGGACCAGGCAACGGTCCAGCGCGCCATTGACGACGGCGATACGGCCGCCGTGCCATTGCTCACCTGCCTGAAGTCACTGTCGACGCAGCTCTCCAGCTGCCAGCTGGGTATTACCCTGACCACCCTCCTGACCGGCTACGTGATGGAGCCCTCCGTGGGCCGCCTCCTGGAAGCACCCCTGGCCGCCGTCGGACTTCCCGGCGTGGCAGTCGCCTCCATCTCCCTGGTCCTGGCCATGGTGATCGCCACCCTGCTCTCCATGCTCCTGGGCGAACTGGTGCCTAAGAACATGGCCATTGCGCTGTCCTTCCCAGTAGGCCGGGCCCTGGCTCGGCCGCAGTTGATGTTCACCGCCGTCTTCAAGCCCGCCATCGTGGTGCTCAACGGATTCTCCAACAAGGTGCTGAACGTCTTTGGACTGGAAGCAAAGGAGGAAATCTCCGGCGCCCGGACGCCCGCTGAACTTGCATCCCTGGTACGCCGTTCGGCGGCGATGGGAACGCTCGACGCCGGCACTGCCAACTTCGTGGCGCGCACCTTGAACTTCTCCACCAGGACGGCGGCGGACGTGATGACGCCGCGCATCCGGGTGGAGACGATCGACGCCGACCAGCCTGTGTCCGACGTGGTGGATGCCGCCCGCCGGACCGGATACTCACGTTTCCCGGTCATCGGGGACTCCGCGGACGACATCCGGGGGCTGGTTCACGTGAAGAAGGCGGTGGCTGTTCCCTGGGACCGCCGCCCGAACCTGGAAGCCGGGGCCATCATGACCGAGGTCCTGAGGGTCCCCGAGACCATCCACCTTGACGCCCTGCTGGCAGAACTCAGGGACGGCAACCTGCAGCTCGCAGTGGTACTGGACGAGTACGGCGGAACCGCCGGCATCGCCACCCTCGAAGACCTGGTGGAGGAGATCGTGGGAGAGGTGGCGGATGAGCACGATAAGGTCCGCCCTGGACTGCTGCAGAGCGCCTCCGGCGATTGGTACTTCCCCGGCCTGCTGCGCCCGGACGAGTTGTCCGAGCAGATTCCCCGGCTGACCGTCCCGGACGAAGCGGCTTACGAAACCGTGGGCGGGTACGTAATGAGCAAGCTGGGCAGGATTGCCACCGTGGGGGACACCGTCCCCGTCGGCGGGGGAGCACTGAGTGTCACCAGGATGGACGGCCGCCGGATTGACCGGATCTGCTTCCATCCGGCCGCTGAACCCGAGCGCGCGGACATTGCTGACAAGACTAAGCGCAACGGCAGGTCCAAGCGCGACGACAGGACAGAACAATGA
- a CDS encoding multifunctional oxoglutarate decarboxylase/oxoglutarate dehydrogenase thiamine pyrophosphate-binding subunit/dihydrolipoyllysine-residue succinyltransferase subunit, which produces MPEQPSHRLPEEFGGNEWLVDELYEQYQQDKNAVDAKWWPLFESFESGNSSSSNGNSGRAAAHAATREMPVVNPVPAAPAPSPAAAPPAPPAAPPASAAAPAKKAPATEARDGSKKTGTGTGSQPIPAQLPKNVKAPTAPEEDVVSVLRGPAKAIATNMVTSLQVPTATSVRAIPAKLLIDNRVVINSNLARARGGKVSFTHLIGYAVIRALSQFPSMNVYYDEVDGKPVAVQPAHVNFGIAIDMPKPDGTRLLMVPNIKKAETLNFSEFWHTYEDLIKRARNGKLTAEDHQGTTVSLTNPGGIGTVHSVPRLSKGQAAIIGVGALDYPAEFQGASEKIIAHNAISKVLTLTSTYDHRVIQGAGSGEFLKLVHQLLLGAQDFYDEIFESLRIPYEPVRWSADKQVDPADEINKVARIQQLIHSYRVRGHLMADTDPLEYVQRKHPDLDVLTYGLTLWDLDREWPTGGFGGKPMLKFRDILGVLRDAYCRTTGIEYMHIQEPAERKWFQDQLEHPYSKPSREEQLRIVSKLNAAEAFETFLQTKFVGQKRFSLEGGESLIPLLDAIMSDAADDGLDEVAIGMAHRGRLNVLTNIAGKTYAQVFREFEGTQDPRSVQGSGDVKYHLGTEGTFTSDNGKETKVYLAANPSHLEAVDPVLEGIVRAKQDRLDQGESFPVLPIMVHGDAAFAGQGVVAETLNLSQLRGYRTGGTIHVVVNNQVGFTTAPSSSRSSTYSTDVAKMIQAPVFHVNGDDPEAVVRIGQLAYEFRQRFHKDVVIDMVCYRRRGHNEGDDPSMTQPLMYNLIEAKRSVRKLYTESLIGRGDITEEEAEQLLRDYQERLERVFAETHAAQTSPIPIVTADTAAVSDIERPISQQSDSGVNAPASTAISAETLARIGKAHVEVPEGFTVHAKLKQLLEKREQMSREGGIDWGFGEIAAFGSLIMEGVPVRLAGQDSRRGTFVQRHAVFHDRANGKEWLPLGHLSDDQAKLWIYDSLLSEYAAMGFEYGYSVERPDALVLWEAQFGDFVNGAQTIIDEFISSAEQKWGQRSSLVLMLPHGYEGQGPDHSSARIERFLQLCAEENMIVANPTTAASHFHLLRRQAYSRPRKPLIIFTPKQLLRLKAAASSVEDFTTGSFRPVIGEHEQLAGDAVERVLLVSGRLYYDLLSTRQKTGDKTTAIVRVEQLYPLPHEEIAKELAKYPNAEVVWAQDEPANQGPWPFIGLNLPDALDRRIRLVSRPASASTAAGSMKRHAAEQDVLLKQAFARK; this is translated from the coding sequence GTGCCAGAGCAGCCTAGCCACCGTCTACCAGAGGAATTTGGCGGAAACGAGTGGCTCGTTGACGAACTGTACGAGCAGTACCAGCAGGACAAGAACGCCGTGGATGCCAAGTGGTGGCCGCTGTTTGAATCGTTCGAGTCGGGCAACAGTTCTTCTTCCAACGGAAATTCGGGGCGCGCCGCAGCCCACGCCGCTACCAGGGAAATGCCTGTCGTAAACCCGGTTCCAGCAGCCCCGGCACCGTCGCCGGCCGCTGCACCCCCGGCGCCGCCCGCCGCACCGCCGGCTTCCGCCGCAGCCCCGGCAAAGAAGGCTCCCGCCACTGAAGCCCGCGACGGCAGCAAGAAGACCGGGACCGGAACCGGCTCGCAGCCCATCCCCGCGCAGCTGCCCAAGAACGTCAAGGCGCCCACCGCCCCCGAAGAGGACGTTGTCTCCGTCCTTCGCGGCCCGGCAAAGGCGATCGCCACCAACATGGTCACCAGCCTCCAGGTGCCAACCGCCACCAGCGTCCGCGCCATTCCGGCCAAGCTGCTGATCGACAACCGCGTGGTCATCAACTCGAACCTCGCCCGCGCCCGCGGCGGCAAGGTTTCCTTCACTCACCTCATTGGCTACGCCGTGATCCGCGCCCTTTCCCAGTTCCCGTCGATGAACGTGTATTACGACGAAGTGGACGGCAAGCCCGTTGCCGTCCAGCCGGCCCACGTCAACTTCGGCATCGCCATCGACATGCCGAAGCCTGACGGCACCCGCCTGCTCATGGTGCCAAACATCAAGAAGGCCGAGACCCTCAACTTCTCCGAGTTCTGGCACACCTACGAGGACCTCATCAAGCGTGCCCGCAACGGCAAGCTGACCGCAGAGGACCACCAGGGCACCACGGTGTCACTGACCAACCCCGGAGGCATCGGCACCGTCCACTCGGTGCCCCGCCTGTCAAAAGGCCAGGCCGCCATCATCGGCGTCGGCGCCCTCGACTACCCTGCGGAATTCCAGGGTGCCAGCGAAAAGATCATCGCCCATAACGCGATCAGCAAGGTCCTCACGCTGACATCCACTTACGACCACCGGGTAATCCAGGGTGCCGGCAGCGGCGAGTTCCTGAAGCTGGTCCACCAGCTGCTGCTGGGTGCGCAGGACTTCTACGACGAAATCTTCGAATCCCTCCGCATCCCCTACGAGCCGGTGCGCTGGAGCGCCGACAAGCAGGTGGACCCGGCTGACGAAATCAACAAGGTGGCCCGGATCCAGCAGCTGATCCACTCCTACCGCGTCCGCGGACACCTGATGGCGGACACCGATCCGCTGGAGTACGTCCAGCGCAAGCACCCCGACCTCGACGTCCTCACCTATGGCCTGACACTCTGGGACCTGGACCGCGAATGGCCCACAGGCGGCTTCGGCGGCAAGCCCATGCTCAAGTTCCGCGACATCCTGGGTGTCCTGCGCGATGCATACTGCCGCACCACGGGCATCGAGTACATGCACATCCAGGAGCCTGCCGAGCGCAAGTGGTTCCAGGACCAGCTGGAGCACCCGTACTCGAAGCCAAGCCGCGAAGAGCAGCTGCGAATCGTTTCCAAGCTGAACGCGGCCGAAGCCTTCGAAACCTTCCTCCAGACCAAGTTCGTTGGCCAGAAGCGCTTCTCCCTCGAGGGCGGCGAATCCCTGATCCCGCTGCTTGACGCCATCATGTCCGACGCAGCCGACGACGGCCTGGACGAGGTTGCCATCGGCATGGCCCACCGCGGCCGCCTCAACGTGCTCACCAACATCGCCGGCAAGACCTACGCCCAGGTCTTCCGGGAGTTCGAAGGCACCCAGGACCCTCGCTCCGTGCAGGGATCCGGCGACGTAAAGTACCACCTGGGCACCGAGGGGACGTTCACCTCGGACAACGGCAAGGAAACCAAGGTCTACCTGGCCGCCAACCCCTCCCACCTTGAAGCCGTGGACCCCGTCCTCGAAGGCATCGTCCGCGCCAAGCAGGACCGGCTGGACCAGGGCGAGTCCTTCCCGGTCCTGCCCATCATGGTCCACGGCGACGCCGCCTTCGCCGGCCAGGGAGTGGTGGCCGAAACACTCAACCTGTCCCAGCTCCGTGGCTACCGCACCGGCGGCACCATCCACGTTGTGGTCAACAACCAGGTGGGTTTCACCACGGCCCCCTCGTCATCCCGCTCGTCCACGTACTCCACGGACGTTGCCAAGATGATCCAGGCACCGGTGTTCCACGTGAACGGCGACGACCCCGAAGCCGTGGTCCGCATCGGACAGCTCGCCTACGAGTTCCGCCAGCGGTTCCACAAGGACGTTGTCATCGACATGGTCTGCTACCGCCGCCGCGGGCACAACGAGGGCGATGACCCCTCGATGACGCAGCCGCTGATGTACAACCTGATCGAAGCCAAGCGCTCAGTCCGCAAGCTGTACACCGAGTCCCTCATCGGCCGTGGCGACATCACCGAGGAAGAGGCCGAACAGCTGCTCCGCGACTACCAGGAGCGCCTGGAACGCGTCTTTGCCGAAACCCACGCGGCACAGACCTCCCCCATCCCGATCGTGACGGCAGATACCGCCGCCGTCTCGGACATCGAGCGTCCCATCTCCCAGCAGTCGGACTCCGGCGTCAATGCCCCTGCCTCCACGGCAATCTCCGCCGAGACCCTGGCCCGGATCGGCAAGGCCCATGTGGAAGTCCCCGAGGGCTTTACCGTCCACGCCAAGCTCAAGCAGCTGCTCGAGAAGCGTGAACAGATGTCCCGTGAAGGCGGCATCGACTGGGGCTTCGGCGAAATCGCTGCCTTCGGCTCACTGATCATGGAAGGCGTCCCCGTACGCCTTGCCGGCCAGGACTCCCGCCGCGGCACGTTCGTGCAGCGCCACGCCGTCTTCCACGACCGCGCCAACGGCAAGGAATGGCTGCCCCTGGGCCACCTCTCCGATGACCAGGCGAAGCTGTGGATCTACGACTCCCTGCTCTCCGAATACGCGGCCATGGGATTTGAATACGGCTACTCCGTCGAGCGGCCCGACGCACTGGTCCTTTGGGAAGCGCAGTTCGGTGACTTCGTCAACGGCGCCCAGACCATCATCGACGAGTTCATTTCCTCCGCTGAGCAGAAGTGGGGCCAGCGCTCCTCGCTGGTCCTGATGCTGCCCCATGGCTATGAAGGCCAGGGACCGGACCATTCCTCCGCACGGATCGAGCGGTTCCTGCAGCTGTGCGCCGAAGAAAACATGATCGTGGCCAACCCCACCACGGCGGCCTCGCATTTCCACCTGCTGCGCCGCCAGGCCTACAGCCGTCCGCGGAAGCCGCTCATCATCTTCACGCCCAAGCAGCTGCTGCGCCTCAAGGCGGCGGCATCCTCGGTGGAGGACTTCACCACCGGCAGCTTCCGCCCTGTGATCGGGGAGCACGAGCAGCTGGCGGGAGACGCCGTCGAACGCGTACTCCTGGTCTCCGGCCGCCTGTACTACGACCTCCTGTCCACGCGGCAGAAGACCGGTGACAAGACCACCGCGATTGTCCGCGTGGAGCAGCTCTACCCGCTGCCGCACGAGGAGATCGCAAAGGAACTGGCCAAGTATCCGAACGCCGAGGTTGTCTGGGCCCAGGATGAGCCCGCCAACCAGGGGCCGTGGCCGTTCATCGGCCTGAACCTGCCGGACGCCCTCGATCGCCGCATCCGGCTGGTCTCCCGCCCGGCTTCGGCGTCCACCGCTGCAGGGTCCATGAAGCGGCACGCAGCCGAGCAGGATGTACTCCTGAAGCAGGCATTTGCACGGAAGTAA
- a CDS encoding GDSL-type esterase/lipase family protein gives MEDRKLRIAAVGDELLAGLGDPRALGWLGRVLARTPRDSMLLESYALPCPQEGTEGLAARWLEEAGRRFSDHAENRLVIGLSGRDIEFGLSTARSRLNLANILDSASQNRIEVFVVGPPPTLDPNRNRRLDELNTAFADVTTRRKHLYVDTFSPLLNHEQWRQDLAANGGTPGQAGYGLMAWLVLHRGWFQWLGMDIPE, from the coding sequence GTGGAAGACAGGAAGCTGCGCATTGCAGCTGTAGGAGATGAACTGCTGGCCGGACTGGGTGATCCCCGGGCACTCGGCTGGCTGGGACGCGTCCTCGCCCGCACACCCCGGGACAGCATGCTCCTGGAAAGCTATGCCCTCCCCTGCCCGCAGGAAGGCACGGAAGGCCTGGCCGCGCGGTGGCTCGAGGAAGCAGGCCGCCGGTTCAGCGACCACGCCGAAAACAGGCTGGTCATCGGACTCTCCGGGCGTGACATCGAGTTTGGGCTCTCGACCGCACGCAGCAGGCTCAACCTGGCCAACATCCTTGACTCGGCATCGCAGAACCGCATCGAGGTCTTCGTCGTGGGCCCGCCCCCCACACTGGACCCGAACCGGAACAGGCGCCTGGATGAACTGAACACGGCCTTCGCCGACGTCACCACACGGCGCAAGCACCTGTACGTTGACACCTTCTCCCCTCTCCTGAACCACGAACAGTGGCGCCAGGACCTGGCAGCCAACGGGGGAACTCCGGGGCAGGCCGGTTACGGACTGATGGCGTGGCTGGTGCTTCACCGGGGCTGGTTCCAGTGGCTCGGCATGGACATCCCGGAGTAG
- a CDS encoding DUF4097 family beta strand repeat-containing protein — translation MPDQEWTVTSPQTIDVDGVASLKLGMVQGRFDVVTHEEPVARIEIADVQGDPVAVSLSDGRLEVRHQLHGPQGWFKNLMGTVSHNSENSAIISIAVPAHVRVEAGTVSGDGLVSGIKGQTRLNTVSGSVMADGTEGELHINTISGEVSARNHTGVLTAKSVSGEVTASGRLSNIRANTVSGDMSFDLLGFTHDFGANSVSGDLTIRLPHDVGVDIVAKSASGAVVIGDQRYAVVGGKVETIAGPDGQLMLVRTNTVSGKTSIFHGPAAENAEAGS, via the coding sequence GTGCCTGATCAAGAATGGACTGTCACAAGCCCGCAGACCATCGACGTCGACGGCGTGGCGTCCCTGAAGCTGGGTATGGTCCAGGGCCGCTTCGACGTGGTTACGCACGAGGAGCCAGTTGCCCGGATCGAGATTGCGGACGTCCAGGGAGACCCGGTGGCGGTCTCCCTGAGCGATGGCCGGCTGGAGGTCCGCCACCAGTTGCACGGCCCCCAAGGCTGGTTCAAGAACCTGATGGGGACGGTCAGCCACAACAGCGAAAATTCAGCCATCATCAGCATCGCCGTTCCTGCCCACGTCCGCGTGGAGGCGGGAACAGTCAGCGGTGACGGGCTGGTGTCCGGCATCAAAGGGCAGACCCGCCTGAACACGGTTTCCGGCTCAGTCATGGCGGACGGTACCGAGGGCGAACTGCACATCAACACCATCAGCGGAGAAGTCTCCGCCCGGAACCACACCGGTGTCCTCACCGCCAAGAGCGTCTCCGGCGAAGTGACCGCGTCCGGGCGCCTCAGCAATATCCGCGCCAACACCGTCAGCGGAGACATGAGCTTTGATCTCCTGGGCTTTACGCACGATTTCGGGGCCAACTCGGTGTCCGGCGACCTCACCATCCGCCTGCCCCATGACGTCGGCGTGGACATCGTGGCCAAGTCTGCCAGCGGTGCGGTGGTGATCGGAGACCAGCGGTACGCAGTGGTCGGCGGCAAGGTGGAAACCATTGCGGGGCCGGACGGACAGCTCATGCTGGTGCGGACAAACACGGTGTCAGGCAAGACCTCCATTTTCCACGGCCCGGCGGCGGAAAATGCAGAAGCTGGCTCCTAA
- a CDS encoding PadR family transcriptional regulator, producing MAPVFAHGALRLYLLALLESGPKHGYELIKELKERFGGTYSPSAGTIYPRLGKLEEEGLVATQSAGRRTNYHITASGLAELNRRRDELAGVESEISASVRRLADNLREDIRSNMRGLRADLAATAEAARATALSTDFRVPGRLPPESQRSLKEAEMMLQRFRDDLRAELRLHAGRQPLSPLALETVRTVLEQAGISIRNSLKP from the coding sequence ATGGCCCCGGTATTCGCCCACGGCGCGCTTCGCCTTTACTTGCTGGCACTGCTTGAGTCAGGTCCCAAACACGGCTACGAGCTCATCAAGGAACTCAAGGAGCGGTTTGGCGGCACCTACTCCCCCAGCGCCGGAACCATCTACCCGCGGCTGGGGAAACTTGAGGAGGAAGGGCTGGTAGCCACACAATCCGCCGGGCGCCGGACCAACTACCACATCACAGCATCCGGGCTGGCTGAGCTGAACCGGCGCCGCGACGAACTGGCAGGGGTTGAGAGCGAAATCTCGGCCTCCGTCCGGCGCCTGGCCGACAACCTCCGCGAGGACATCCGCAGCAACATGCGGGGCCTGCGCGCCGATCTTGCGGCCACGGCGGAGGCGGCGCGGGCCACCGCCCTGTCGACGGATTTCAGGGTCCCCGGCCGGTTGCCTCCGGAAAGCCAGCGCTCCCTGAAGGAAGCGGAAATGATGCTCCAGCGGTTCCGGGACGATCTCAGGGCGGAGCTGCGGCTGCACGCAGGCAGGCAGCCGCTCAGCCCCCTGGCACTGGAAACAGTCAGGACGGTCCTGGAACAGGCCGGCATCTCGATCCGCAACTCGCTCAAGCCCTAG
- a CDS encoding 50S ribosomal protein bL37, which translates to MSKRARKRRDRKRGGANHGKRPNT; encoded by the coding sequence ATGAGCAAGCGTGCACGCAAGCGTCGTGACCGTAAGCGTGGCGGCGCGAACCACGGGAAGCGCCCCAACACCTAG
- the rsrA gene encoding mycothiol system anti-sigma-R factor, translating into MSDCQGLGDCDDTRMQRIYEYLDGALTREDITDIKNHLDDCPECTEQYDLECVIRNMVKRSCTEAAPENLKNAILDRIHTIRPVDA; encoded by the coding sequence ATGAGCGACTGCCAGGGATTGGGCGATTGCGATGACACCCGGATGCAACGGATTTACGAGTACCTCGACGGTGCTTTGACCCGCGAGGACATCACTGACATCAAGAACCACCTTGATGACTGCCCGGAATGCACGGAGCAGTACGACCTCGAATGCGTGATCCGCAACATGGTGAAGCGCTCCTGCACCGAGGCTGCTCCGGAAAACCTGAAGAACGCCATTCTTGACCGGATCCATACAATCCGGCCGGTAGACGCGTAG